The DNA window CGAGGCCGAAAACTGGACGCTCTTCTCAGTGTTTCTGACGGCACGAAGCTTGACGCGGAGCCTGTTCTTCACGTGCTCGTAGTCGAGAGGAAGCTGCTCAAGTTCTGAAAGCGCGAAGTCGCGAGGCAGGTAAGCATAGAAAGCCTTTTTCTGGCCTTTATGGCGGTGTAGCGGGTATTTTGCTATGTTCTTATGCTCAGGTGGCAAAATTAGCTTCGCAGGGTCATACTCATTGAAGAGCTCGACCACGGCCCTAAGCCGCAGGCCGGAATAGACGAGGGCTTTGTAGATAGCCGCGAGAATGGCGTCTTTCTGCTCATAGTACTCCAGAGCGGCCCTAATCTGCTCGTCTGAAACATTCACCTTCCGCGGCTGGACGGGCTTGGTCCAGATGATTTCCTTCAGATCCAGATGCTGCTCGCGGGTTATTACTCCCCTGCTCTTGAGGAA is part of the Thermococcus sp. M36 genome and encodes:
- a CDS encoding integrase encodes the protein MSVEYKRHITKALRSFVNFLKSRGVITREQHLDLKEIIWTKPVQPRKVNVSDEQIRAALEYYEQKDAILAAIYKALVYSGLRLRAVVELFNEYDPAKLILPPEHKNIAKYPLHRHKGQKKAFYAYLPRDFALSELEQLPLDYEHVKNRLRVKLRAVRNTEKSVQFSASAVREWFATFLARQGCPFEVINFIQGRAERGVLEKHYLNLEILADEWYSAVVDDLKAVLEGGK